The DNA sequence GTTGATCCGACGGCCTTGAGCTTGGGAAATCACACTGCACAAGTAACTTTCACATCGAATGAGGCAGCCAACTCACCGTTTGTATTGCCTCTGAGTTTGACTGTGATGCCGGTCGATACGTTGAGTTTGTCCTATGCCAACGCATTCCCCGGCAGCACGACAGAAATGCAGTTTTCGTTGCGCAGCTACCTGCCGGTAGACAGCCTTGCCATCGCAGTCGCGTTCGATGATGCCGCATTGCGCGTTGATTCTGTTACAGCGGCAGGACGGGCTATTGGCAAGTTGGGTTTCAATATCGTGTCTTCTCAATCTCTCGGCATGACCGAAATCGCGATTGCTACTGATGATTACTCTTCGGCAATTCCAGCAGGGAACGGGCCGATTGCCAACATCTATCTCACAGTTGACGGAACTGCTTCCGAAGGCGAGTATCCGATCACCTCAACCGCATTGGTCACCGACTCGACGCATTTCGCATTTCCTGCGCATACTATTGGCGGATCCATTGCGGTCGGTCCGGCGACACCAGTTTATCCGGTCGAGAGTCCGATCATTCCGACTGAGTTTGTACTCGAACAGAATTATCCCAACCCGTTCAATGCGACGACCTACATTCCGTACGCGCTGGCTTCATCCGGCGAGGTTACTCTCGAAGTTCTCAATATCCTCGGTCAAAAAGTCAAATCGATCCACTCCGGCTACCAGTTTGTCGGCAAATACTTCGCAACCTGGGACGGACTTGACGACAGCGGCAAAGAGCAGGGAACAGGCATTTACTTTGTTCGTCTTCGTGCCGCAGGGCATTCATTGATTACGAAAATCGTACTGCTCAAATAGTTTCCTCCGCAATAGTTTCTCCTATTCATTCAAATCACCGTTTTGCACAGTGAGTGGTGATACGTATATTCCTCTGACATGAATCGAATCCTTATCGCAATTGCACTTCTGCTTTTTGTCTTTGATATTGCCTATGCGGTGTTTCCGCAGGCGAAAACCATCGATGATGGCCGCCTCACATTCTTCATCCTGAATACCGGCAGTTTCGGTGTCGACCCGAATCGAACTCGCGACGGCCTTGCCGGGCTGTACTACCCGAAAGAAACGCATAACTCCCTCATGGCTGGCGGCGGAATCTGGGTCGCGGGCAAAAAGGACGGCGACTGGCGTGTCACCGTTTCCGGCGACGAAAGCGAGTTTGTTCCGGGTCCGGTAGGCGCAAACGGTGAACCCGCGGACACGACTCTCGGCCTCTTCAAAATCACACGCGGCGAAGACTATCTCCAAAACGACGACTATCGCGACTGGCCGTCCTCGCTTGGTGCACCGCTCGATGCCTTCGGTCGTCCATTGATTCGCGGGGCGCAATCGATACTTGCATTATTCAACGATCTTGATTCCGCCTCGCACATTTTCACCGGTTTCTCCGGAACGTTGCCATTGGGTGTCGAAGTCAAAATGTACGCACACACCTGGGACGAAGATTATCAATTCTTTGACACGGTGCTGACTCAAGTTGTTTATCTTGACTACACGATCACGAATGTTGGTGATGGCGCGATCGACTCATACATCGTCACTCTCTTTGCCGATCCTGACATCGGATTCTCGGGCAATGATCGTGTCGGTTCAAAGGCGGAACTGCAATCTGCCTACGTGTACAACGAATCAAATTATGACTCTGACCTCGGCAATGCCCCGCCTGTTGTGGGTGTTGTAGTACTAAAGAATCTCGCCGGGTCGATGAACTATTACTATCCGTGCGCTCGATTCTATCCGGAATGTGTTCCCATTGATACCCTCCCAAAACTGCTGAATCTGATCCGGGGCCTACGTCCGAATGGGCAGCCATACTTCAATCCGATCACGACCTTTCCAACGACGTTTCCCTTCGATGGCAATCCCTACGACAGCACCGGCTGGCTGGCTGACTTGTCGCGTGACTATCGTTTCATTCTCAATACTCTGCCGAAAAATCTGCCGGTAGGGGATAGCATCAAGTTCAAAGCTGCATTGGTCGTCGCTAAAGGCACGAGCACCAAGGACGGCGTCCGCCGCTTCTTGGAGACGGCAGCAATGCTTCGCGAGCTTGAACGGTCTGACACACTAACGCCGCAATTTTCAATCTCGGTAGAAAATGCTGTATCGGTCAGTGGTCGTCGCGTGATCGGAAGAGATTGGGGCGGACGCTATCTCGGCGGCGGTGCTGATTTGGCGAGTCGCTACCTTGGCTTCGGTAGCAGTTCAATTGAGACAACTCCTCCGACGCTGTCGATTGGAAAAGCTGGCGGGCAGACACTTCTGCGCTTCATTCCTAATGGCTCGCACTTCGAGTATGCGGGAAAGACAGATGCAAACTCGGGTGTAGGTCTCACTATCGAGGGCGCACGGCAGCAGTGCATCGTTCTCGACATCGACAACGATGGTCAGACCAGCAATGCAAGCGGCAAGCTCGATCCGCTCATTTTGACCAATCTCGATTTCTCCTTACCAATTGATTGGGCAATAGGCAGAAATCTTGCGACTCTTTCGGATCACCTCACTTACGCCATCCAGCTTGACCAAAGCCAAAATGATATCGCAGGCACCGAAATCACCTTTGACGGAAGTCTAATGAATGCCGAATTTGGCTCGCTGGCGGACTATCTTGGTATCTCCGAACCCAAAAGCGAAGCGCCGACTGAGTTCACCCTAAAGATTACGAATACTTCACAATTCGTTCAGCGCCTTGACTTGATCTCGAACGACCCAACGCAAATCAATTTCTCCAACGCAAGTTTCGACCTTGGAATAGGTGAGAGTCGATATGTCTCATTGTTCTCGACCGCGCCTTTCGAAGCCGATCAGGACTACGAGGTCGCAATTCACAGCCGCGGCTATAACGATGCCGTTCGTCACCTACCGATTTTTGTTCAACCCGCAACACTCTCTGTCGCTGGCGACGTCGATAACGATGGCGAGCTGACATTCACAGACCTTCTGCGAATGGTGCGAATCCTCTACCGCGATGAACCGATTACGACTCCGATCAGACAAATTGATGCGACTTGTGATTTCCGCTTCAGCTTGACAGACCTTCTGTCCTTCGTCAACTACCTGTATCTTCAAGCACCTTTGCCATGTGGTTCTGCGCAATGATATTGCCGGTCCGAACACTCGCACTCTTGGTTGCCGCCGTGATCTGTGTGACGATTGCGAGCGCAACAGCGACGACGCTTGATCATGACTCAACCCGATCAGGGAAGTCGCATGTTAACCGCAATATGCTGCTTGGCAATCTGGTGGTAGGAACCGGCGCCTACTTCTATTTCGAAAACACCTGGGGTGCACCGAGCGGGAAGTTTCACTTCAAGGATGAGCTTCACGACAACGTCGCATTCACCGACGAAATCAGCCATTTCTACGC is a window from the bacterium genome containing:
- a CDS encoding EF-hand domain-containing protein, whose translation is MNRILIAIALLLFVFDIAYAVFPQAKTIDDGRLTFFILNTGSFGVDPNRTRDGLAGLYYPKETHNSLMAGGGIWVAGKKDGDWRVTVSGDESEFVPGPVGANGEPADTTLGLFKITRGEDYLQNDDYRDWPSSLGAPLDAFGRPLIRGAQSILALFNDLDSASHIFTGFSGTLPLGVEVKMYAHTWDEDYQFFDTVLTQVVYLDYTITNVGDGAIDSYIVTLFADPDIGFSGNDRVGSKAELQSAYVYNESNYDSDLGNAPPVVGVVVLKNLAGSMNYYYPCARFYPECVPIDTLPKLLNLIRGLRPNGQPYFNPITTFPTTFPFDGNPYDSTGWLADLSRDYRFILNTLPKNLPVGDSIKFKAALVVAKGTSTKDGVRRFLETAAMLRELERSDTLTPQFSISVENAVSVSGRRVIGRDWGGRYLGGGADLASRYLGFGSSSIETTPPTLSIGKAGGQTLLRFIPNGSHFEYAGKTDANSGVGLTIEGARQQCIVLDIDNDGQTSNASGKLDPLILTNLDFSLPIDWAIGRNLATLSDHLTYAIQLDQSQNDIAGTEITFDGSLMNAEFGSLADYLGISEPKSEAPTEFTLKITNTSQFVQRLDLISNDPTQINFSNASFDLGIGESRYVSLFSTAPFEADQDYEVAIHSRGYNDAVRHLPIFVQPATLSVAGDVDNDGELTFTDLLRMVRILYRDEPITTPIRQIDATCDFRFSLTDLLSFVNYLYLQAPLPCGSAQ